The sequence TGTCCGAACCGACGCGGGTGGCCCTCACGACGAGCCTGCCACCGGAGTTGACCGTCGCACCCACGACGCTGTCACCCGGCCCGACCTCCACGGGCACCGACTCGCCGGTGAGCATGCTGGCATCAACCGCCGAGCTGCCCTCCTCGATCACACCGTCGGTGGCGATCTTCTCGCCGGGCCGGACGATGAACCGGTCGCCCACCGCGAGCTGCTCGACGGGAATCCGTTCTTCGCGCCCGTCGCGCAGGACCGCGACCTCCTTCGCGCCGAGTTCGAGCAGCGCCCGTAGCGCGGCACCGGCCCTGCGCTTGGAGCGGGCCTCGAAGTAGCGGCCTGCCAGGATGAACGTGGTCACCCCTGCCGCGACCTCGAGGTAGATGTTGCCGTCACCGCTGATGCGCTCGATGGTGAGTTCGAACGGGTGGGTCATTCCCGGCTCGCCCGCGCTGCCGAACAGCAGCGCGTACAGCGACCAGGCGAACGCGGCGATGGTGCCCATGGAGATCAGCGTGTCCATCGTCGCCGCGCCGTGCCGGAGGTTGGCCCACGCCGCCTTGTGGAACGGCCACGCCGCCCACACGATCACCGGCGCGGCCAGGGTCAGCGAGATCCACTGCCAGTACGTGAACTGCAACGCGGGCACCATGGCCAGCACGATCACCGGCACCGACAGGATCAGCGAGCCGATCAGCCGGTCCCGCAACGACCGGGTCGGGTCCTCGGCCTCACCGTCCGTGCCTGCCTTGCCGCCAGCCTCGGCGGCTGCCTCCGTCCTGGGCTTCGGCAGTGTCGCGCTGTAGCCGGCGGCCTCCACCTGGGCGACGAGCTGGTCCGGCTCGACGCCGTCGGCGTAGACGACCTTGGCCTTCTCGGTGGCGTAGTTGACGGTGGCGCTCACACCGTCGAGCTTGTTGAGTTTGCGCTCGATCCGGTTCGCGCAGGATGCGCAGGTCATGCCGCCGATCGCGAGTTCGATCTCGTGGCCCGCGCTCGGGTTCGTCACCTCGGATGTCACTGTGCTTCTCCTTCCCGGTCCGGATCAGCCGTGGCCGCCGTGGCCGTCATCGCTGTGGCCCTGGTCGCCGGTGGATGTGGGTGCCGAGCCCGCTGTGCGGTCGCTCGTGGCGGTCGGCAGGGTGAACTCGGCCGTGCGGACCTCACCTCCGTGCTGGAAGTCGAAGAACAGCCGGTAGGTACCCTCCGAGGGTACTTCGACATGGAAATCGACGGTCGGCCCCGGCTTCGTCTTGCCGTCACCCGGCTCGCCGCCGGGGTGAACGTGCAGGTAGGCGAGGTCGCCACCGCGGAGAGCGACGAGGTGGCCGTAGGCTCCGAGGTAGGGCTGGAGGTCGGTGACCTCCTTGCCGTCCTTGCTGACCGTGAGCGTCACCGTCGTTCCCCTGCCCGGCACGAGGTCGCCGTCGAGGCGCACCTCGTAGTCGTCGATGGTCGCGACCCGGGACGGTGAGTGTTGCGCGGGCTGGAACTCGCCCGGCACGGCCAGATCGACACCGAGCGTGGCCGCCTCGCCACCGGTGGGGACGAAGTCGGCGAAGGCGCGGTAGCTGCCGGGGCGCGTGACGTCGAGCGGGACGCTCCACGTCCCATCGTCGGCCATCGTCGGGTGGAGGTGCTGGAAACCGGCGGTGTCGCGCCGTACGACGATCAGGTGCATGCGCTTGTCGTGCTCGACGTCGAAGCGGGTCACCGGCTCGCCGTCCGGTCCGACGATCCGGAAGGAGAACTCCTCGTCGGAACCCGAAGGCAACGTCGTGCTGGTGGGCGTGAGGGTGTAGCCGCCCCTGGACGACGCGAGCCCTGCGGGCAGGTCGGGCTGCGTGGTCTCCGCGACGGTGTCGCTGTGGGCGCCCCTGTGCGCGGCGTCCTCGTCGCCGTGCACGCCGGCCGACCCGGCGACGGGGCCGACAGCGTTGCCGATCACCCAGCCGCCACCGGCGGCCAGGGCGAGCGCCGCACCGTAGGCGGAGAGCTTCCCTGCAGTGTTCATCTCGATCCTCGCGTGAAGGGACCGCCTGTTCAGGCAGTCAGCTGATATCCGGCTTCTTCCACAGCGGCGCGCACCTCGTCCGTTCCGAGGTCGCGGTCGCTGGTGACGGTGACCTTGCCGGTCGGGAGGTCCACCGCCACGTCGGTCACTCCGTTGATCTCGCTGACCTCTTCGGTCACCGAGAGCACGCAGTGCTGGCAGGTCATGCCGGTCACTGTGTACGTCTGCTGAGCCATCTCGTCTCCTCCTTGCTGTCCGGTTCAGGACGGTAGTTCGCCGGTGGCGATCCCGCCGGGCCCATTTTACCCACCGGGGGTATCGGCGAGTCGCCCTGGACGTGATGCGCAAGACATGTATACCCTACCCCCGTACCCCAGTCAACAGGAGGCGACCATGCGAATCACGATCGACTTCGACCGCTGCGAGAGCCACGGGCTGTGCGCGCTGACCGCACCAGAGGTCTTCCGGATCGACGACGACGGCTTCACGCAGTACAACGCGGAGCCGGACCCCTCGGAGCGGGACAACGTCGTACAGGCCGTCCGGGACTGCCCGGTGCAGGCCATCCGGATTCTCGCGGGAGGCGAGTCGTGAGAACGCTGCGGCGCATCGTCGTCGTGGGCGGCGGGGTGGCAGGACTCCGGACCGCCGAGGCGCTCCGCCACAACGGCTTCACCGGAGAGCTGATCGGTCTCACCTCGGAGCCTCACCCGCCCTACGCGCGCCCACCACTGTCCAAAGCCGCACTGTCCGACCCCGACTGGAAACTCCAGCCGCTGGACGAGACCAACGGCGTTTCCTGGCGGCTCGGAACCACGGCGTCCGGCCTCGACCTCACCAACCGCCGCATCGAGATCGGGGACGGGACCGATATCGCGTTCGACGCCGCGGTGCTGGCTACCGGCCTCAGCGCGAGGATTCCTCCCACGATGCGGGCCGCGCTGCCGCTGCGCACGGCCGACGACGCGATCCGGCTCCGCGCGATCTTGCGTGGCCACCAAGGACACCACAGACACCACAGACGCCTCGTG comes from Saccharomonospora xinjiangensis XJ-54 and encodes:
- a CDS encoding heavy-metal-associated domain-containing protein; this encodes MAQQTYTVTGMTCQHCVLSVTEEVSEINGVTDVAVDLPTGKVTVTSDRDLGTDEVRAAVEEAGYQLTA
- a CDS encoding ferredoxin; the encoded protein is MRITIDFDRCESHGLCALTAPEVFRIDDDGFTQYNAEPDPSERDNVVQAVRDCPVQAIRILAGGES